CTATTGCTTTTTGCCTTAATACCAACATTAATTTATTATTACAGCATCTATCAATTAGGACTACCGAAGGGAAATGTAGATGCTGGAGCTGTTATTGGTTCTTATTTAGGCTTATTTCTGTTAGGAAATGCTTTTATCTCAATTGGAATTTTTGCTTCGTCAATTACCAAAAATCAAGTTATTGCTTTTGCCGTAGCCGTTTTTTTGTGCTTTTTTGCTTATAGCGGATTTGCTTCTTTAAGCAAGGTGTTTGAGTTAAGTTCGTTAGAAACTATTCTAGTTAATTTAGGGATTAATGAACACTATCAATCTATTAGTAGAGGTGTTTTAGATACTAGGGATTTAATCTATTTTATCACTTTTGTTTCTGTGTTTTTTGGATTAACTAAGCTCGTGATAGGAGGTAGGAAATGGTAAATAAAGCTGAAAGACCAAAGTCTAAAAACCAAAGATCAAGGAAGGTTAGTTTTATGAGGTTGCTGGGTTTTTTAATCATATTGATTTTAATAAATGTAATTGCCCAACATTTCCATACTCGTTTCGATTTTACCAAAGAAAAGCGCTACACCTTAAATCAGAAAACCAAAGATGTTTTAGGGAAGACACAGAAAGACATTGTCATCACTGTGTTTTTAGATGGCGAAATTCCTGCAGCTTTTAAACGATTGCAAAATGCCACGAAAGATTTGCTAAGTGATTATAAGGCCTATTCAAACGCCAATGTGAAAATTATTTTTGAAGATCCTTTGAAAGATGTGCCGGCAAATGAACAAGATACCGTCATCAATAAATACTTAGGTATTGGAATAAAACCTATCGCCATTAATCTTAAAAATGACGCTGGAATAACGCAGAAATTAATCTTTCCAATGGCTTTGATAGAAAGTGGAGATGTTCAAATTCCAGTTAACTTATTGCAAAAAACGGGTGGTGCAGCAACAGATTATGAAGAAAACATAACCAGCTCTATTCAGAATTTAGAATACGCATTTACGTCAGCCCTTAAAAGATTAATGACTGGTGTTAGTCCGAAAATTGGATTTACAGAAGGCCATGGTGAACCATCAAATGTTTATCTGTACGATGCCATTACCTCTTTATCACAACAATATTATGTGGGTAGGGTAGATTTAAAATTGATGACCAAACAAGGATTAGACGATTTAAATGTGCTCATTATCGAAAAGCCACAACAAGCTTTAACTGAAGTGGAGAAATATAAAATTAACTACTTTGTCATGAAGGGTGGCAAAGTTGTTTGGGCAATTGACCAAGTTAATGCAGAATTAGATAGCTTAGAAAAAAGACCGCAAGAAATGGCTTTTAACAGGCAACTCAATCTTGATGATATGCTTTTTGAGTATGGCGCTCGCATCAATTACAATTTAATAACTGATGTAAACTGTGCCATGATTCCGTTTGCAACAGGTAATGCTGGTCAGCAAGCACAAATTGACACAGCACCTTGGTTATATTATCCAGTTTTTATGCCAGATACAACCAGCAATGTTGTTAAAAATATAGATGGTATTAAAAGTCAGTTTGCAAGTACTGTTGATACGATTGGTGTGCCAAATGTGAGAAAGAAAATTATTCTTCAAACATCACCTTTTAACAAGATTTTCGAAACACCTAAAATGCTTTCGTTGCAAATGTTGGCAGTTCAACCTTCTCAGGCAGAATATACAAGTGTGCCAAAACCTGCTGCGGTTTTATTAGAGGGAAGTTTTAAATCTGTGTTTTTAAATCGGCCAGTGCCAGAAGGTATAACTGAAAATTATAATGTTCCTGCCAAAAGTAAACCCACAAAAATGATTGTGATTGGTGATGGCGATGTATTCTTAAATCAAGTAAGTAAGACAGATAAGACGCCTTTTCCGTTGGGATTTGACAGATATACGCAACAGAATTATGGAAATAAGGCGTTGTTATTAAATATCGCAGATTATTTTACGGATGATGATAATTTAATCGCCCTGCGTAATAAAGAAATTAAGGTTAGATTACTGGATAGGACACGTTTACGTGCTGAAAAAACGAAATGGCAGCTGATAAATTCAGTTGCACCTTTGTTATTGTTAATATGTTTCGCAATTTTTCAACATTATTACCGTAAGCATAAGTATGCAAAGTAATTTTTATATTTTTGAGCAAGACTAAAATACAACTATGAGATTTATAGTATCAACTTCAACGTTATTAAAACATTTACAAACCGTTAATGGTGCATCTAGCAGCAGTACAGTTTTGCCAATTTTAGAAAATTTCTTGTTCGAAATTAAAGAAGGGAACTTAACTATTTCGGCTACCGACTTACAAACTAGTATGACAACCTCCTTGGCTGTAGAGTCTAAAGAAGAGGGTAAAGTTGCCGTTCCATCTAGAATATTATTAGATACCTTAAAAACATTACCAGATCAG
The sequence above is drawn from the Pedobacter frigiditerrae genome and encodes:
- the gldF gene encoding gliding motility-associated ABC transporter permease subunit GldF, which produces MYAVFKRELFSFLNSLMAYITIGVFLLACALLLWFFPDTSILDYGYAEMNGFFNLVPFLFIFLIPAITMRSFAEERREGTYVLLATRPLSDLQIILAKYFACVVLLLFALIPTLIYYYSIYQLGLPKGNVDAGAVIGSYLGLFLLGNAFISIGIFASSITKNQVIAFAVAVFLCFFAYSGFASLSKVFELSSLETILVNLGINEHYQSISRGVLDTRDLIYFITFVSVFFGLTKLVIGGRKW
- the gldG gene encoding gliding motility-associated ABC transporter substrate-binding protein GldG translates to MRLLGFLIILILINVIAQHFHTRFDFTKEKRYTLNQKTKDVLGKTQKDIVITVFLDGEIPAAFKRLQNATKDLLSDYKAYSNANVKIIFEDPLKDVPANEQDTVINKYLGIGIKPIAINLKNDAGITQKLIFPMALIESGDVQIPVNLLQKTGGAATDYEENITSSIQNLEYAFTSALKRLMTGVSPKIGFTEGHGEPSNVYLYDAITSLSQQYYVGRVDLKLMTKQGLDDLNVLIIEKPQQALTEVEKYKINYFVMKGGKVVWAIDQVNAELDSLEKRPQEMAFNRQLNLDDMLFEYGARINYNLITDVNCAMIPFATGNAGQQAQIDTAPWLYYPVFMPDTTSNVVKNIDGIKSQFASTVDTIGVPNVRKKIILQTSPFNKIFETPKMLSLQMLAVQPSQAEYTSVPKPAAVLLEGSFKSVFLNRPVPEGITENYNVPAKSKPTKMIVIGDGDVFLNQVSKTDKTPFPLGFDRYTQQNYGNKALLLNIADYFTDDDNLIALRNKEIKVRLLDRTRLRAEKTKWQLINSVAPLLLLICFAIFQHYYRKHKYAK